The sequence below is a genomic window from Euwallacea fornicatus isolate EFF26 chromosome 1, ASM4011564v1, whole genome shotgun sequence.
tttacgtttttttccGTGACGACTTAGGTTGGTGTTGAATATATCAGCAGCCCATCAAATTTTATGTACTTTATTCTGCTGATGCGAAATCGATATCATTTTCTTTCGGAGCCTTGCACGACTATCTTGCCCTCATTATTCGCCTATATAATGGtaaataatcgattttgtGTCTATATTGAAATAGACGCAAGGTCCAGAGGCGCTTCAAAAGAGGTTTACTCCTTAAAGACTTCGCCTGTTAATTCATACACGCCTATGCTCGGAAAACTATTATTCGGCATCATTCTTTGGATTATCGTGATTAGTAGTAGTCTTCGTATAGTCATGAGCGCCAATTCGCTCTTCGGCAACACCATAATCCATAATAACAACGATGAAGTAAAGAAAGTGGTAGTCATTTGCATGCGCTTGGCACTTGTACCGCTCTATTCCAGGGACCTCGTTATCAAAACACGTACAAGCTCGATTCGGACAATCCCTTCAACACGGAGAAAGTGAGTAAGATCTTGCAAGAAGTTATGAACGAGACTATCGAGAATCTGCAGTACGACCCTGAGAAGTGCGCTGCTGCTGCCAAGCAAGCATCCGTGGAAATCAGGGGGAAAGTGAAGCAATTAGAATTCGATAGGTATGCGTCTTATTTCATCTTAATCGGGAAAATGTGTTGTTTTTTTAGGTATAAATTAGTCTGCATTGTATCGATAGGAGAAAAGAATTCGCAAGATATTTACGCAACTTGTAGATTTCTGTGGGACCCTGAGAAGGACAGACACTCTGTTTATTCTCTGGAAAACACCTATGTTTACGCGATAGCTTATTGTTTTGGGCTTTATTATGAAtgaattgttaatttattttgttaaatacaGGCGATTCACctcttaatttttcattgttgaTATTCTCCCCTGTGTTCTCGTTACCTTAATCAGAGTCAACATGAGACGGTCaactaagtgtcaaaataGAGTTTCCACTACTTCACTGGTCCGCTGTCGTCGGGTCCTGGGTGAAGAAGATGATGCTGTTCGGCCGATCGCATACTTATAAGACATTTGTCTCAAACATGTCTGCGACCAATTCGGAACATGTTTCGTTTGCAACAACAGTATTGTTATGATGATTCGTACACCACTCAAACACGTCGTAAACAAGATTAAAcatgtaaacaaattaaacacGATTCAGTTTGGTCAGATTCCAAGTGACATTTTTCACCGAGACCTGCGCAGAGGGTGAATGCGTATACTTTTAAGATTGAAGATAACCCAACGTTTAATATCATACTATTGCACGTTTGTACAAAtagtagaaaaaatataatattctaTATGACTATACCATgcgaaattattcaaatcagtaactttaagaaaaaacatcgAATAAGGttggaaaaaaagtaaataaaacagatacgtttttgtttaatagttCTCCcgtatattttataaattgatgATATTGATTATTTGTTATCATGTACAGGGTCCTTGGAAATAAGtgcgaaatattttaaggtgtGATTCTTCACAATGTAAATCTTGATAGTATAGCAAATAATCTATAGTTCAATACGGATTAAGTTAGaaactacagggtgttaaagttttataaaaaggattgaagtttattaattactcagaaagaatttaaaatatgtttgtaaCATCTTGtagttgtaaatttttagGGGTAATAGTGGCAGCTGCACCGGCATGTCacaagatattaaaaaaaaagtgatatgCAATTGTTTTTGTGTGTTTCCAGTGGCATGCCGGTACGGACGCCATTGGTGGACgaataattacattttcttttcgaCAGAGACATCTACAGGACAGTTTACACCTACAAAATGTTATCAAAATATCTTCAGTTGTTCCTgagtaattaataaatgtctgagtttttttttaactttaacacccCGTGGTTCCGAAACGAAGCCGTATTGAACTGGACTAAGCTACAAATGTATTCATTACTTTTGATGTAGAAtaaacacattaaaatttttcacgtttATTTACGAACGCCCTATAtagagttatttttaaatataatatttggaCTGCCAAGGCAATGCTACGTACGGCTGATTAATACACGTACATAATCTATCCCATAGCATCATCCGTGCCTCGCCGACTTTGAGGCTGAAAATTGCGTTGTTGCTCGGTGTTATTATGTTACAACCCGTCTGAGTGAAATGTTCTGACACATTTCCATCcatttttcttacaaaattaaataatatacaaattgCTATCACTATTTTATCGGCCTTATTTGGAGAGGATATAATAGGTCTTTCTggtacttgaaattttgaaatcattATGCCAAAAGCACATTCTACCCTTCGACGGGACCGTGACAACCTATGGTTGAAGATCTTTTTCGTATtggttaaaaatcaaaatcaatagggctttagtaaatttttggaAAGCGGAAAGGCAACGTCTCTGGCAAAATAGAAGCGAAAGACCGCTTCCTGTGATTTTTTGAACAGAGGATACGGTCGTAAAATATTGAGCGTGCTTACTTTGAAGTTTCGTccgatatttgaatttctggATACTGCACCGTCACCATTTCTTCCATGGTCGCCAACATCAATTGCCATAAAGTTGTTGTCTGCATCTGTTATAGCCGCTAACTGCtgtgaaaaataacttttacaaTTATAAAAGGCAGATTCACTTTTGGCTGGACAATGGATACCAATATGGTTACCATCAATGTTACCAAGACAGTTCGgtaaattctaaaattcatCAAAGCGGTTAGTTGTATCAATCCATTGCAGTCCAGTTAAAATCGGCATACATATTCTATCGAAATTActgcataataaaatatagtataGGAGAATACATTTAATTCCCTATATTTGGTCATTTGATGATGAAATCATTGTTTGTTGGTTTGTTTAGTCCTCTTGGGCAATTTGTAAGTCGTTTGGGTACATGATGATACATATTGAAATCCTTTCTTTCCTAAGCACGTccaattataatataaataccCTCATAAATTTGAGAATGAAGAAGAAGGCAGGGAACAGTTTCAGAAGGATACAAAGATATGAGGGTTGAAACagcaatataaaatattaggtTCTTTCGCAATACCAAACCTTTAAGCATGCATAGTCAGAAAATTTCTTTCGTACGTGCTTCTTAGTTCTCGAACTGAAAATTGACAGAGAATTCCAATTGCGAAAGAAGCCGTTATTTACTGAATGTTcctgaaaagtgaaaaaatgcGGGCTACGAGTAGTTTAGTCAGTTCCTGTTTAAAgttaaatgtattaaatgtaaAGGCGTGAGTTTGTCTATCTGTTGTGCTTTTTTGTTGTTCCAAGAAAGTTGGTTCTAATGTAAAGTATAGATTACAGATACCTTCTGTTTTCTAAATTGGGCATCGATTCGTTTTTCCTACATCATTAACGGAATATCTGAACACAAGATACAAAGCCAGCGACATCGTacacgaaaaatatgaaaaggaCGCTTCGCGCgctcaaaatcaaaattgcgAAGGCGGCAATGGCAAATGTCAACTTGCAAGTCAGCCAAAACCAACGACCAATCAATGTCATTGTCAGGTAAGGATGGCACGACGTTAAAATGAAACTTCCGAGTTTCGATCACAGTGCTATCTAGACAAAAGGTCCCAACTATTCAACACAGATGCCTATACGAAAACAACGATGTGTGGAACAaggacaataataattatcaataGCGAACCTATTCGGTGATTTGGTTCTCTGTCTCTTTTGTGTCTGTTTTAGTTCATATGGGGCAATTAGAGGAGCGCTTCGGCAAAGTGATGCGGCGAAGTATGTACATCGAGGAAGaagaaatatacaaaattttagtaaaacagtgagggaattttgaatttattcaaTACATATATACTTAACTACATCAGCCtattcacatatttttttaatcacttatatccattaaaatatgtaataccTGCAAATTCGAagacaacaaaaattttcttttcataaaGGAAATATTGTTTCTTAATCTAGTAAAGTATCAACGTATGTTTAAGCAATTGCCTTgttaatttccttcaaaagAATCTGCTTCTCCCCGCAAGTACCGGTCATATCGTCTTGATTTATGGCCCAAATCATCACCCCCAGGAAGCCATTATCTTTAATCCATGCAGCCTAAAATCATATTTATGAAACagtctatttaaaaaaatagacaaGACATACTTTAAGCGAAGTAGAATCGGGATCGTCATATCCCAACCACTGATTCCCGTTGTATTTGCGAGGGCTCTTTTGTTCGTCGTCCCACACTCTAGTCCAACTTGAATAATCAGAACAGATCTGGAAAACATGAACCAgatgacatttttatttcaatgtcACAACTGTCATACTATACAGTGGCGTAAGTGGGTGATCCGCCATCGCTTCCAGGTCCGGTAATGGCCGCGTGCAACCCATTAGAATTTGCATCGACTAGTGTGAAAGAGCGGCCATAAAATCCTGTACCAACGGTCAAGCGGTCTTTTGGAGCCCCGGCGTTCACCCAGTTAGAGGCGGCGgctataattattattgtatacTTGCAGCCAAACGCGAGGAAAAGAGAAGCGAAGACTTACAAGCTACGTTCAGGTGTGATTTTTCCCACTCTGATTCTACGCTCGATGCGTAGAGTGGAGAATTTTCCCCTGTGTATTGGCTCCAAGGGCCGTAAAAATCGTAGGTCATTATGTTAATGAAGTCTagataactgaaaaaaaaagttcgtatTACTGCATCACTCAGTCCAAAGTCGTTCCACCTATTCTAAGATttcaatttctcaaaaatgtttcaagggGTTCCAAATGCAGTCGAATCCCAGTTGTGTTATTCTActgggtgtctctaaaagttatgtaaaaaatttcaccacagatttctgaggcgacaacgtaataatttttcaaatagaggACGTCAaaatgaagattaaaaaacaaaaacaaattaattacttgttTTGTAACGCTACTGTACTATTATCTGAACAAAATGTCGCTTTGGGGGGTTTTTAAGGGAGAggaatcagaatccgtttagaTTTTCGATCAATATCATAGAGGGCGCTGTCAGCGCTAGGTGAActctctttaaaagggcataacttttttcatcacccggtataaaatttatttatgactaaatttgtgttcTTCTACaggttttatgaaaaaaaagtatcttGGTGCAAGTCTCTATGAGCATTCTTTCTtgagataattgaaatttgaagttcgctgcctatcttgaaaaataactttgaagTGCACATTTATTCTTTGAGTTgaaggaagaaaaataaaaatattcaattcttACCACATTTTCTAatcttaatgtttttatttcacaatacaattgtttattatttattttactgtagagtttaaataaatatttactctaAAGCAATTTTTCCAGACACTCAGATAACTTTcatcttcaaatatctcaagaaggaatgcTCGTAGAGATTTATAGCAAGATATCTTTTTTCCATGAAACGtataggaaaacacaaatttaatcagaaataaactttatgctgggtgataaaaaaagttataactCTTTAGAGAAAGTTCTCCTAGCGCTGACAGCGCCCTCTAAGTGTGCATCGAACACGTTAACGAATTCTGATTTCTCGCCCCTAAAAACTCCCCGATGGGAAATTTTGTTCTGACACAAGCATTACTGAccaagtaaatatttttgtctcTTTTTCAATCTTCATTTTAACGTCCTGCACTTTGagaaccgtccacttttggacaaAGATtgttgggttaaatcgtcccGTTTTCACCTCAGAAATATGTAGTAGAATTTTGTACCGACCTTTTagagacgccctgtataacgtAACTTACTTCAGCATTTCTGCCACGTTGTATCCATGGCTCTCTACATCAGAGGAGACTGCGGCTGTTAGGAGCCATCCCTTCTCGTTAAAAAGGGATTTAATCTCTTTTAATAGAGTTATATAGTTGTCctacataaaaatttagctAAAGCTTAGTTTCTAATGAGCGTTCAGTTACCGAATCTGCAGCCTCCGGGTATTCCCAGTCAACATCCAACCCATCAAAACCGTAGGTTGAGATGAAGTAGGTGGAGCTATCTAGAAAGGCACTTCTCTTGGAGGAGTCGGCAGCCATAGCTGATGATATTGAAATTGGAATGACGGTGgcaataatttaagaaaaaaacgatCTTACATCGGAAGATGTCTCCAGAGCTTTGACCTCCCACGCTGAGCAAAACTTTCAAGTTTGTGTTGCTGTTTTTCATGGCCGTTACCCTCTTGTAGAGATCTTGAAAAATAGATTAGTTTAAGAGATTCTCAGTGGCTCGTCCTACCTTGGCCAATGTCCAATTCTTCATCCTCAACTTTGAGGCTTCCATCCTCCGACAGCGAAATAAAGGCGTAGTTCACGTGGGTGCAGAGCGAAGCGTCGAAGTCCTCAGGGTTGATACCGCTCCATGCCACCCAGCTTTCGTAGTAGCAGATCACGTGAGCTATTGAGAAGTTGAATGGAGtgttaatagtaaaaaattggttttagaaTGTACTTGAGGAGGTCTGAGCGCTGAGCAGCGCTACAAGAAGAGAAAGGAAGAGGCGCTTCATGGCTTTTGGTAGCAGTTGGTTGCGTATTGCAGTATTATCGATTTATGTAGGCAATGCTATTGATTAATTGTTATTGAGTTTATATAGGCCGAAAGTGGTTGTTACGTAGTGAGGATGATAAAGATAATTGCGCCATTGTCGCACTTATTAATCAAGTTTACCTGGAGGCAtactaaaaattcgaaatgttaaatattaatttactcGCAAATACATATTATTATCCATATTTTTCTATccagaaaaaccaaaaatgtgCACTTTTTAATGATACTCGACGAAAATTGCACGTAACTCAACATCAGGATACGCCCCTGGATTCCACGTCAAAAAtacgtaattttaatttaaagctatatgttattttcacatttttactCAGAACTACCACTTAAGATACGTATTATCGGCTTTCAAATCAGCTCATGCTTTAATTAGAAGAAAGCTAACGAATACGTTTAATCATTAAGACCTTGGGGTACTCCAATACAGAGGTGTACGAAGATTATTTAAAAGCATTCTTTTCCCACTCTTCGAACAACAAATCTCTAGTATTTATCAGCAGGAACaagatgaaaataataattctaacAAGCAATAATGTTTAGTCTGTTTTATTCGGCAAATTAAGTACTCGAGTAATCGGTGACGCAGGAGTGCGTCAGTCGCGCTTATTTTAACCTTTTCTTTTGGTACCGAGATGAGGGAGCAACAGTTGTTAGGGTTGATGATTGTGTTATTCATGGTGGAACTAGGGCATGGAAGTAAGGaaccacaaaaaataataattgctcatgaaaagtttgttttatattCCGTTGTGTCGAACCCAGTGGGCGAAATTTATACCTTTCTACATCGCTAACATTACCTACACCGATTTTTTAGATGCATGCACATTTAATCTACCgaattataacaatttttcaacttaaatGGCTTTTATAAATCAAATGAGAACATATTCTACATTATCTACATCGTTGACGTACACGTATTCTAAGCTGCATTTGAACAATAGTTCACATGTATATGTTTCTGTAATACTTTTAGCTAATTAAGACTTACTTAAATTGTGGGCATTGTctataccaattttttttagatacagATATATTCTTGGTGTGAAActatagaaattttttatcagGACCGGatcctaaaaattaaaatgtagaTTATTTACGTTTTGGTTCGTAACCCCTGTGATTGCAGGGTATACAAAGCATTCATATCTGCAATGTAAACAAAACACCGTAGAAGTAGGTCTTAACTGGATCACAGTTCACTAATAATTAGAATTAAAGCTGCAGAGGCGGGAACTATTAAAAGATTTGGTAATAGTGTCACGCAATACAATTTAAgtatacttgaaaatttgttgtcaAGGGCTCGAGAGGTAAGAGTACATTTAAGTAGAGAAAATATCAGTCTTAGTCCGGAAAACATGCATGTAACGTAGAAAAATGCAAACTGCGTTCTATGACTATAATCTAGAACCGGCAAGTGgcgaaaaatttttatgaaaacaatGCAAAAACTGGAGACAAATccaattaagaaaacaatataaataatattccataGAAATTATctcaagttttaaatgtacGCAAATATTCGTGAcaataatgtaaacaattcaaattaaattagcagttttaagaattttaattgatgatataatttaatggaatggtccatattatttttacggatgttttttttacattttaaaatttgaaataatatctGTGGATCCTTGTTTCATTGTTCCCTTAATTGGATCTATCtctattatttacattttcttcataAGTACTTACACCACTTTCTAATCTTAAATTATATCCATCGAACGCAGGGTTTATGTTTCTACATTACTTGCATGCACACCGTATTCAAACTGACATTTTGTATAGTTAACTGCAATTTTAACTGTCGAATCTTTGGATTTTTCAGCGACACACTTTACTTTGATTTCATTAACTCGCGCTATTGATAGATATTTTCATGGCTTGTGTCCGTTTACCTCTAATTCTAACTacacattaataaattttgggtTAATTAAGACCCGTTTTGGCTCTATTTGGTTTTGTTTACATTGTAGACATGATCGTTGCTGAGACGCTGCGAACTTAGTAGTTACTTCAACTGCAGCACTTAGGCGTTACCAGACCGTTACCTAATTTGatgtaaaaatgttcaaaagagCAAATACCTGACACGCAATATTCTCATCATtggtttgaaatttatttttagtttcggTTCTGTCCTAGTTTTAAGTATTTCCCACTATACCCGGCGATTCAAGAAGGGGGCTTGTTCTTataacttatttgtttttaaacttagaaagttgaaattttggaGGAAGCTATGTGAAAATAGCGTCTATTAATTGACATTAATGACCTTTATCTAACTCCAACTTCTTGACGAAAGACCTTTATTAATTGCCatatttttagactaaaaatgACTTCtagatttcaaaaaagtaaaaaatctatagggcattacatttaaaaatcgaaaattgagGTAATTTCCGGGTAAACCGGAAGTGTTAGATAAACGTCATTAATGTCGACCAATCGCGCGGACTTTAATCCCTAAATCTATACTTAGTCTATGATTTGACTTGTTGTGTTTCGTAGCAACGTCGAGGACTATGACACCCTACGCCGCCAATAGTCTGAAGACCAATCCCTTGcggaaattaatttccttcaTATTCTACTAATTAACTGAACCAATTGTAAATCCCGAAACTGCAATAAATAGCAAACATACGTTTGCATGAAAACTTCAAAGAacaatatcaataattttgaaaacatttcggGTGAATAATCACATGCAAATAATATGATAAATATATGGTAAATccccatttattttctaattatccgTTAACACATTTCTATTTATCCAGCGGATACTATTGCTGTGAAATGTTATGATGCTTCATAATGCTAGTGGATATCCCCTAAATAAAACTACTGAGAACAATATAGTCGTAATTCGTTACATGGTCAATCTTACCTTGCCTCAAGCTCTTCAAGCAGCGTTGCCACGATTAAATACCCATTATTCccgttt
It includes:
- the LOC136350962 gene encoding dynein light chain Tctex-type 5-like, coding for MYFILLMRNRYHFLSEPCTTILPSLFAYIMVNNRFCVYIEIDARSRGASKEVYSLKTSPVNSYTPMLGKLLFGIILWIIVISSSLRIVMSANSLFGNTIIHNNNDEGPRYQNTYKLDSDNPFNTEKVSKILQEVMNETIENLQYDPEKCAAAAKQASVEIRGKVKQLEFDRYKLVCIVSIGEKNSQDIYATCRFLWDPEKDRHSVYSLENTYVYAIAYCFGLYYE
- the LOC136343431 gene encoding LOW QUALITY PROTEIN: uncharacterized protein (The sequence of the model RefSeq protein was modified relative to this genomic sequence to represent the inferred CDS: substituted 3 bases at 3 genomic stop codons), with translation MPILTGLQWIDTTNRFDEFXNLPNCLGNIDGNHIGIHCPAKSESAFYNCKSYFSQQLAAITDADNNFMAIDVGDHGRNGDGAVSRNSNIGRNFKVSTLNILRPYPLFKKSQEAVFRFYFARDVAFPLSKNLLKPYXFXFLTNTKKIFNHRLSRSRRRVECAFGIMISKFQVPERPIISSPNKADKIVIAICILFNFVRKMDGNVSEHFTQTGCNIITPSNNAIFSLKVGEARMMLWDRLCTCINQPYVALPWQSKYYI
- the LOC136341602 gene encoding acidic mammalian chitinase-like, which codes for MKRLFLSLLVALLSAQTSSTHVICYYESWVAWSGINPEDFDASLCTHVNYAFISLSEDGSLKVEDEELDIGQDLYKRVTAMKNSNTNLKVLLSVGGQSSGDIFRSMAADSSKRSAFLDSSTYFISTYGFDGLDVDWEYPEAADSDNYITLLKEIKSLFNEKGWLLTAAVSSDVESHGYNVAEMLNYLDFINIMTYDFYGPWSQYTGENSPLYASSVESEWEKSHLNVASAASNWVNAGAPKDRLTVGTGFYGRSFTLVDANSNGLHAAITGPGSDGGSPTYATICSDYSSWTRVWDDEQKSPRKYNGNQWLGYDDPDSTSLKAAWIKDNGFLGVMIWAINQDDMTGTCGEKQILLKEINKAIA